Proteins from one Dermacentor variabilis isolate Ectoservices chromosome 1, ASM5094787v1, whole genome shotgun sequence genomic window:
- the Hr38 gene encoding hormone receptor-like in 38 isoform X10 encodes MFQSGFPVVSSPSLTEQPTPLTPLSISPANPSALPSFEETYSPRYRRDITHSGVFSFKFEELRSDTELPAEAGSPEAYQVSVGGFSPKPHASTSYRPPFTPPPPPPQPMAGPSQEFYKTEPPSYQSSSCYVQYQAEQEHAKAGFSGYLHPSPPVFQKGLVFPGPSESSSFSLVSAGSSSSLASFPGDLTPPLPSPGGTWPQARKPALLKAAAAATSEPGGRLAPPSAPGTPPASGSSAASSPPPATPSYQLCAVCGDNAACQHYGVRTCEGCKGFFKRTVQKGAKYVCLANRDCPVDKRRRNRCQFCRFQKCLAVGMVKEVVRTDSLKGRRGRLPSKPKSPQESPPSPPVSLITALVRAHVDTSPDLANRDYSLCQEMPVDESRRTAAEVQQFYNLLTSSVDVIKTFSEKIPGFNELEKSDQDLLFQSASLELFALRLAYRIRQEDDEFTFCNGVVLHRTQCERIFGEWLAAIFEFSRSLHAMQIDISAFACLAALTLVTERHGLKDGAKVERLQMKIIGSLRDHVTYNSEAQKKPHYFSRLLAKLPDLRSLSVQGLQRIFYLKLEDLVPAPTVIENMFVSSLPF; translated from the exons ATGTTCCAGTCGGGCTTCCCGGTGGTCAGCAGTCCTTCCCTCACCGAGCAGCCGACACCTTTGACTCCCTTGAGCATTTCACCTGCAAACCCCTCGGCCCTGCCCAGCTTCGAGGAGACGTACTCGCCCAG GTACAGGCGGGACATCACACACTCCGGCGTGTTTTCCTTCAAGTTCGAAGAGCTGCGCTCGGACACCGAGCTGCCGGCTGAGGCCGGTAGCCCTGAGGCCTACCAGGTGTCCGTGGGCGGCTTCTCTCCTAAGCCTCACGCGTCCACCAGCTATCGGCCACCGTTCACGCCGCCACCTCCGCCGCCGCAGCCGATGGCTGGCCCCTCCCAGGAGTTCTACAAGACAGAACCGCCGTCGTACCAGAGCTCAAGCTGCTATGTGCAGTATCAGGCTGAGCAGGAACATGCCAAAGCCGGCTTCTCGGGCTACCTTCACCCGTCGCCACCCGTGTTCCAGAAGGGACTCGTGTTCCCGGGACCTTCAGAAAGCTCCAGCTTCAGCCTCGTTTCGGCCGGTTCCTCGTCCTCCCTCGCATCGTTCCCGGGCGACCTGACGCCGCCACTGCCCAGCCCTGGGGGCACGTGGCCGCAGGCCCGCaagccggcgctcctcaaggccGCCGCTGCCGCTACCAGCGAGCCAGG TGGACGGTTGGCCCCGCCGTCGGCCCCCGGAACGCCCCCGGCGTCGGGATCGAGCGCGGCCTCGTCGCCTCCGCCCGCCACCCCGTCCTACCAGCTCTGTGCTGTGTGTGGCGACAACGCGGCCTGCCAGCACTACGGCGTCAGAACCTGCGAGGGCTGCAAGGGATTCTTCAAG AGGACAGTTCAAAAAGGAGCCAAATATGTGTGCCTTGCTAACAGAGACTGTCCAGTCGACAAGAGGAGAAGAAACCGCTGCCAGTTCTGCAGGTTTCAGAAATGTCTCGCTGTCGGAATGGTCAAAGAAG TTGTGCGGACGGACAGCCTTAAGGGACGACGGGGCAGGTTGCCTTCGAAGCCCAAGAGTCCCCAGGAGTCCCCGCCGTCGCCGCCGGTCAGCCTCATCACGGCACTGGTCAGGGCCCACGTGGACACCTCTCCAGATCTCGCCAACAGGGATTACTCGTTG TGCCAGGAGATGCCGGTCGATGAAAGCCGCAGGACTGCAGCTGAAGTTCAGCAGTTCTACAATTTATTGACCTCGTCGGTTGACGTCATCAAAACGTTCTCCGAAAAGATTCCTGGATTCAATGAACTGGAGAAAAGCGACCAGGACCTTCTCTTCCAGTCTGCTAGCCTCGAGCTTTTTGCACTTCGACTGGCATACAG GATCAGGCAGGAAGATGACGAGTTCACTTTCTGTAACGGCGTCGTCCTCCACCGAACTCAGTGCGAGAGGATCTTCGGGGAATGGTTGGCTGCCATCTTCGAGTTCTCGAGAAGCCTGCACGCCATGCAGATAGACATATCTGCTTTCGCATGCCTCGCAGCACTGACGCTTGTGACAG AGCGACACGGCCTCAAGGACGGTGCCAAGGTGGAGCGGCTCCAGATGAAAATCATCGGGTCGCTCAGGGACCACGTGACGTACAACAGCGAGGCCCAGAAGAAGCCACACTACTTCTCGCGACTGCTGGCCAAGCTGCCGGACTTGCGCAGCCTGAGCGTACAGGGCCTGCAACGCATCTTCTACTTGAAGCTCGAAGACCTGGTGCCCGCGCCGACGGTCATCGAGAACATGTTCGTCTCCAGCCTGCCGTTCTGA